From a single Herbiconiux sp. SALV-R1 genomic region:
- a CDS encoding VOC family protein, whose protein sequence is MMIGMQQRADFLTVATADLDAARAFYRDGLGWEPLLDVPGEILFFQVGHGLVLGLFDAEAFDRDLEGDTTAPDNAAPVPSAPAAPTGFTLSHNVQTPDEVDEVVERMRAAGGTVRKPPQTAAFGGRHGHVVDPNGVLWEIAHNPGWSVDSDGTVRLHAVG, encoded by the coding sequence ATGATGATCGGCATGCAGCAGCGAGCCGATTTCCTCACCGTGGCGACCGCCGATCTCGATGCGGCGCGGGCGTTCTACCGAGATGGGCTCGGGTGGGAGCCGCTGCTCGACGTGCCGGGCGAGATCCTGTTCTTCCAGGTCGGGCACGGCCTCGTGCTCGGTCTCTTCGACGCCGAGGCCTTCGACCGCGACCTCGAGGGCGACACCACCGCTCCCGACAACGCAGCGCCGGTGCCGAGCGCCCCGGCCGCTCCCACCGGATTCACCCTCTCGCACAACGTGCAGACTCCCGACGAGGTCGACGAGGTGGTCGAGCGCATGCGGGCGGCGGGCGGCACCGTGCGCAAGCCGCCGCAGACCGCGGCCTTTGGCGGCCGCCACGGGCACGTCGTCGACCCCAACGGCGTGCTCTGGGAGATCGCCCACAACCCGGGCTGGAGCGTCGACTCCGACGGCACGGTGCGCCTCCACGCCGTGGGGTAG
- a CDS encoding aminotransferase class III-fold pyridoxal phosphate-dependent enzyme has product MASSDFSVPQQRKLVTELPGPRSRELHARRRAAVSRGAGTLADIYMDHGSGAILVDVDGNQIIDLGCGIGVTTIGHAHPEVAAAAAAQADKLTHTLFTVTPYENYVKVAEKLAEITPGDFEKRSILVNSGAEAVENAVKIARKFTGRRVIATLDHAFHGRTNLTMAMTYRPWPERAGMGPMPGDIFSVPISYPFRDPEGMTGEEAAERTIDYIATHIGATELAALFVEPIQGDGGIIIPAPGYFKRLSEFCTENGIVFVADEIQAGIARTGAWYSIEHHGVVPDLVTSAKGIAGGFPLAAVTGRAEIMDAVQPGGIGGTFGGNPVSTAAALAVFDLVERDNLIGEAQRVEKAFFDRIGDWPSRFPIVGEVRGKGAMIGVELVLPGTKKPNPEALKAVIQHAASQGVIVLDAGSWDSVLRFLPSVVISEELIDDAATVIEQKLAELSA; this is encoded by the coding sequence ATGGCTTCCAGCGACTTCTCCGTGCCCCAGCAGCGCAAGCTCGTCACCGAGCTGCCCGGCCCCCGCTCGCGTGAGCTGCACGCCCGCCGCCGCGCGGCGGTCTCGCGCGGTGCCGGAACGCTCGCCGACATCTACATGGACCACGGTTCCGGCGCCATCCTCGTCGACGTCGACGGCAACCAGATCATCGACCTCGGCTGCGGCATTGGGGTCACCACCATCGGCCACGCGCATCCGGAGGTCGCGGCGGCCGCCGCCGCGCAGGCCGACAAGCTCACCCACACCCTGTTCACGGTCACGCCGTACGAGAACTACGTGAAGGTCGCCGAGAAGCTCGCCGAGATCACGCCGGGCGACTTCGAGAAGCGGTCGATCCTCGTGAACTCCGGGGCGGAAGCTGTCGAGAACGCGGTGAAGATCGCCCGCAAGTTCACGGGCCGTCGCGTCATCGCCACGCTCGACCACGCCTTCCACGGCCGCACCAACCTCACCATGGCGATGACCTACCGCCCGTGGCCCGAGCGCGCCGGCATGGGTCCGATGCCCGGCGACATCTTCAGCGTGCCGATCAGCTACCCCTTCCGCGACCCCGAGGGTATGACGGGCGAGGAGGCCGCCGAGCGCACCATCGACTACATCGCCACGCACATCGGCGCCACCGAGCTGGCCGCCCTGTTCGTCGAGCCGATCCAGGGCGACGGCGGCATCATCATCCCGGCGCCCGGCTACTTCAAGCGCCTCAGCGAGTTCTGCACCGAGAACGGCATCGTGTTCGTCGCCGACGAGATCCAGGCGGGCATCGCCCGCACGGGTGCCTGGTACTCCATCGAGCACCACGGGGTTGTTCCCGATCTGGTCACGAGCGCGAAGGGCATCGCGGGCGGCTTCCCGCTCGCCGCGGTCACCGGCCGCGCCGAGATCATGGATGCGGTACAGCCCGGCGGCATCGGCGGCACCTTCGGCGGCAACCCGGTCTCCACCGCGGCGGCCCTCGCCGTGTTCGATCTCGTCGAGCGCGACAACCTCATCGGTGAGGCGCAGCGGGTCGAGAAGGCGTTCTTCGACCGCATCGGCGACTGGCCGTCGCGCTTCCCGATCGTTGGAGAAGTGCGCGGCAAGGGCGCGATGATCGGCGTCGAGCTCGTGCTGCCGGGCACGAAGAAGCCGAACCCGGAGGCGCTGAAGGCCGTCATCCAGCACGCCGCGTCGCAGGGCGTGATCGTGCTCGACGCCGGCAGCTGGGACAGCGTGCTCCGCTTCCTCCCGTCCGTCGTCATCAGCGAAGAGCTCATCGACGACGCCGCGACCGTCATCGAGCAGAAGCTCGCCGAGCTCTCCGCCTGA
- the lipB gene encoding lipoyl(octanoyl) transferase LipB: protein MTVFVDEGVGRRFVPYAEGLALQSRLHDEVAAGVSPPTVVLLEHEPVYTAGKRTEPSERPVDGTPVIDVDRGGKITWHGPGQLVGYPIVRLPDPIDVVAYVRSLEALLLDVVGAFGIDAHRVEGRSGIWVTEGARESKLGAIGIRVAQGVTTHGFALNCSNSLAAYDAIVACGIRDAGVTTMSAVIGRRVEPVDVVGEVRARFVQPGAARELAGVVR, encoded by the coding sequence ATGACAGTCTTCGTCGACGAAGGAGTGGGGCGACGGTTCGTGCCGTACGCCGAGGGTCTCGCGCTGCAGTCACGGTTGCACGACGAGGTGGCTGCGGGAGTCTCGCCGCCCACGGTCGTGCTGCTCGAGCACGAGCCGGTCTACACCGCCGGCAAGCGCACCGAGCCCTCTGAGCGCCCGGTCGACGGCACTCCCGTGATCGACGTCGATCGAGGGGGCAAGATCACCTGGCACGGGCCGGGCCAGCTCGTCGGTTACCCGATCGTGCGGCTGCCCGACCCGATCGACGTGGTCGCCTACGTGCGGTCGCTCGAGGCGCTGCTGCTCGACGTGGTGGGGGCGTTCGGCATCGACGCGCATCGCGTGGAGGGGCGCTCGGGAATCTGGGTGACCGAGGGGGCTCGCGAGAGCAAGCTCGGCGCTATCGGCATCCGCGTGGCGCAGGGGGTGACGACCCACGGCTTCGCGCTCAACTGCTCGAACTCGCTCGCGGCGTATGACGCGATCGTCGCCTGCGGTATCAGGGATGCGGGGGTGACCACGATGAGCGCGGTGATCGGCCGGCGGGTCGAGCCGGTCGACGTCGTGGGGGAGGTGCGGGCGCGGTTCGTGCAGCCGGGGGCCGCGCGCGAGCTGGCGGGGGTCGTGCGATGA
- a CDS encoding transglycosylase domain-containing protein encodes MPESPLRVVSAFQRLIDGTKRPLGMMLALSIAAALLVTVLAVPAMAVTGVYASRTATALDTLPDSIRPGELAQKSEIYATNSDGTNTLLATVFDQNRQEVGWDQVSQFVKDAVVSTEDPRFYEHSGVDVASTLRAAVGNVASGGVSSGASTVTMQYVRNILVQQAEMMDTKAEREAAYEAATTESLDRKMSEMRLAIALEKQYSKDDILLGYLNIANFGGSVYGIEAAAQYYFGVSAADLTLPQAATLAATVNEPNGLRIDDPENIEANKARRDEDVLASMLKQKAITQQQYDEAVATPVTPNITQPTTGCQAAADGAAYFCDYVTWIVKNDPTFGDTADERWQHFKQGGYEIYTTLDTQLQANAHETMTEYIPSTYDGADLGSTIVTVEPGTGRILAMAQNTTFDDDPDTQVPGATAVNYNTDIDYGGSSGFQVGSTYKVFALAEWLKQGHTLSDRLSGNETTWDMATIPNSCQPVSGSWEPANDGSSRPGTMSVQSALTNSVNNAFVAMSQQLDLCNIKTTAEELGVHRADGDPLDSQPSSVLGTNEIAPVTMAAAYAGIAANGMYCNPVAIDRIVDPSGQEIATPNADCHQAWDPKIASTVAYAMLGPIESGTATASNPYDGITHIGKTGTTDNEKDTWMVGASTAAATAVWVGNVSGNVSMTEVYPNDYTGSSVRHRMWRAVMTANDELRGGGEFAEPDEELVDGSSSRYDSSDDTDTPDPIPSTTATPAPVPAPAPVNPAPAPTTAPDPVEPAPADPEPVDPEPAAPAPTPTPAAGAGG; translated from the coding sequence ATGCCCGAAAGTCCACTCCGCGTCGTCAGCGCCTTCCAGCGCCTGATCGACGGCACGAAGCGCCCCCTCGGAATGATGCTCGCCCTCAGCATCGCCGCCGCTCTGCTCGTCACCGTGCTGGCCGTGCCGGCCATGGCGGTCACCGGCGTCTACGCCTCGCGCACAGCGACCGCGCTCGACACGCTGCCCGACTCCATCCGTCCCGGTGAGCTCGCCCAGAAGTCGGAGATCTACGCCACCAACAGCGACGGCACGAACACCCTACTCGCCACCGTGTTCGACCAGAACCGCCAGGAGGTGGGCTGGGACCAGGTGTCGCAGTTCGTGAAGGATGCGGTGGTCTCCACCGAAGACCCGCGCTTCTACGAGCACTCGGGTGTCGACGTGGCCTCGACGCTGCGAGCGGCGGTGGGCAACGTGGCATCCGGCGGCGTCTCGAGCGGGGCGTCGACCGTCACCATGCAGTACGTGCGCAACATCCTGGTGCAGCAGGCCGAGATGATGGACACCAAGGCCGAGCGCGAAGCCGCCTACGAGGCGGCCACCACCGAATCGCTCGACCGCAAGATGAGCGAGATGCGCCTCGCCATCGCGCTCGAGAAGCAGTACTCCAAAGACGACATCCTGCTCGGCTACCTCAACATCGCGAACTTCGGCGGCTCGGTCTACGGCATCGAGGCCGCCGCACAGTACTACTTCGGGGTGAGCGCCGCCGACCTCACACTGCCGCAGGCCGCCACCCTCGCGGCGACCGTCAACGAACCAAACGGGCTGCGCATCGACGACCCCGAGAACATCGAGGCGAACAAGGCCCGCCGCGACGAAGACGTACTCGCCTCGATGCTGAAGCAGAAGGCGATCACGCAGCAGCAGTACGACGAGGCGGTTGCCACCCCCGTCACCCCGAACATCACGCAGCCCACCACCGGCTGCCAGGCCGCCGCCGACGGCGCCGCCTACTTCTGCGACTACGTCACCTGGATCGTGAAGAACGACCCCACCTTCGGCGACACCGCCGACGAGCGCTGGCAGCACTTCAAGCAGGGCGGGTACGAGATCTACACCACCCTCGACACGCAGCTGCAGGCCAATGCGCACGAGACGATGACCGAGTACATCCCCTCCACCTACGACGGGGCCGACCTGGGTTCCACGATCGTGACGGTCGAGCCCGGTACCGGGCGCATCCTGGCGATGGCGCAGAACACCACCTTCGACGACGACCCCGACACGCAGGTGCCGGGCGCCACCGCGGTGAACTACAACACCGACATCGACTACGGGGGCTCGTCGGGCTTCCAGGTCGGTTCGACCTACAAGGTGTTCGCGCTCGCGGAGTGGCTGAAGCAGGGGCACACCCTCTCCGACCGGTTGAGCGGCAACGAGACCACGTGGGACATGGCGACCATCCCCAACAGCTGCCAGCCGGTGAGCGGCAGCTGGGAGCCCGCGAACGACGGCAGCTCGCGCCCCGGCACGATGTCGGTGCAGAGCGCGCTCACCAACTCGGTGAACAACGCCTTCGTGGCCATGTCGCAGCAGCTCGACCTCTGCAACATCAAGACCACGGCCGAGGAGCTCGGTGTGCACCGTGCCGACGGCGACCCGCTCGACTCGCAGCCCTCGTCGGTGCTCGGCACCAACGAGATCGCGCCGGTGACGATGGCCGCCGCCTACGCGGGCATCGCCGCGAACGGCATGTACTGCAACCCCGTCGCCATCGACCGCATCGTCGACCCCTCCGGCCAGGAGATCGCCACCCCGAACGCCGACTGCCACCAGGCCTGGGACCCGAAGATCGCCTCCACCGTGGCGTACGCCATGCTCGGGCCGATCGAGAGCGGCACCGCCACCGCATCCAACCCCTACGACGGCATCACCCACATCGGTAAGACGGGCACCACCGACAACGAGAAGGACACCTGGATGGTCGGCGCCTCCACCGCCGCCGCCACCGCCGTCTGGGTCGGCAACGTCAGCGGCAACGTGTCGATGACCGAGGTGTACCCGAACGACTACACCGGCTCCTCCGTGCGCCACCGCATGTGGCGGGCCGTGATGACCGCGAACGACGAGCTGCGCGGGGGCGGCGAGTTCGCCGAACCCGACGAGGAGCTCGTCGACGGATCGAGCTCGCGGTACGACAGCTCCGACGACACCGACACGCCCGACCCCATCCCGTCGACCACGGCCACCCCGGCGCCCGTGCCCGCGCCGGCCCCGGTGAACCCAGCCCCCGCCCCTACGACGGCCCCCGACCCGGTCGAACCCGCCCCGGCCGACCCCGAGCCCGTCGACCCCGAGCCAGCGGCTCCCGCCCCCACCCCCACGCCGGCCGCGGGCGCGGGCGGCTGA
- a CDS encoding NAD(P)-dependent oxidoreductase — protein sequence MARITVLGGTGYAGAAIVAEAQKRGHEVTAVSRSTVEQPVAGVDYVEGSALDSEVLDSVVQDRDAVVVALSPRGDMAGKLEPIVSELVERLSGTQTRLGYVGGASSLQVEPGGPRLWDVTHEQLPAEVKPEIETGLNALELLNSSPESLDWFYVSPPADFGSWLGTETKGTYTRGGDVLLRDESGASTISAADLALAIVDEIEQPAHRRARFTAIA from the coding sequence ATGGCACGCATCACGGTCTTGGGCGGTACGGGATACGCGGGGGCGGCGATCGTCGCCGAAGCGCAGAAGCGGGGGCACGAGGTCACCGCGGTGAGCCGCTCGACCGTCGAGCAGCCCGTCGCCGGGGTCGACTACGTGGAGGGGTCGGCGCTCGACTCCGAGGTGCTCGACTCGGTCGTGCAGGATCGCGACGCCGTGGTGGTCGCGCTGTCGCCTCGGGGTGACATGGCGGGCAAGCTCGAGCCGATCGTGTCGGAGCTCGTGGAGCGCCTCTCGGGCACGCAGACCCGCCTCGGGTACGTCGGCGGCGCATCCTCGTTGCAGGTCGAGCCCGGTGGGCCCCGCCTCTGGGACGTCACCCACGAACAGCTGCCCGCCGAGGTGAAGCCCGAGATCGAGACCGGGCTCAACGCCCTCGAGCTGCTGAACTCCAGCCCCGAATCGCTCGACTGGTTCTACGTGAGCCCGCCCGCCGACTTCGGGTCGTGGCTCGGCACCGAGACGAAAGGCACGTACACCCGTGGCGGTGACGTGCTGCTCCGCGACGAGTCGGGTGCCTCGACCATCTCGGCAGCCGACCTCGCCCTCGCGATCGTCGACGAGATCGAGCAGCCCGCGCACCGGCGGGCGCGCTTCACCGCGATCGCCTGA
- a CDS encoding DNA-3-methyladenine glycosylase I has product MNDTAPDATAFDPHDGTCAWANGSPAMRRYHDAEWGVPSHDDRHLFEMLLLEGAQAGLSWSTILGRRAGYSAAFREFDVEAVAQMSDGELEVLMNEPGIIRNRLKIYGARKNALAFQRVQQEFGSFAAYLWGWAPGGEPIVAHPRGLGDLPATSELSDRLSKDLKKRGFTFVGSTIVYAYLQSTGVVDDHVDTCPRKGVAP; this is encoded by the coding sequence ATGAACGACACCGCTCCGGATGCCACCGCCTTCGATCCCCACGACGGCACCTGCGCCTGGGCCAACGGCAGCCCCGCCATGCGCCGCTACCACGACGCGGAGTGGGGCGTGCCGAGTCACGACGACCGCCATCTCTTCGAGATGCTGTTGCTCGAGGGAGCCCAGGCCGGCCTGTCGTGGTCGACCATCCTGGGCCGCCGCGCGGGCTACTCGGCGGCGTTCCGCGAGTTCGACGTCGAGGCCGTCGCCCAGATGAGCGACGGCGAGCTCGAGGTGCTCATGAACGAGCCCGGCATCATCCGCAACCGTCTGAAGATCTACGGTGCCCGCAAGAACGCACTGGCCTTCCAGCGCGTGCAGCAGGAGTTCGGCTCGTTCGCCGCCTACCTCTGGGGCTGGGCACCGGGCGGCGAGCCGATTGTCGCGCATCCGCGGGGTCTCGGCGACCTCCCGGCCACCAGCGAACTCTCCGACCGCCTCAGCAAAGACCTGAAGAAGCGCGGCTTCACCTTCGTCGGCTCCACCATCGTCTACGCCTACCTCCAGTCGACGGGCGTGGTCGACGACCACGTCGACACCTGCCCGCGCAAGGGCGTCGCGCCATGA
- a CDS encoding acyl-CoA thioesterase, with amino-acid sequence MNDSVTLRFLAAPQDTAAGGLTVAAGRVLEWIDKAGFACAVGWSASYCVTAYVGNVHFTRPIAAGDMIEARARVIQTGRTSMQVLVTVGAADVRSREFTPATHCLLVFVAVDAEGTPQEVPAWTPVTEGDRMLHDRAEERLAPRRAIRDAMLAQEYSDAGTTPRTVFRFLAAPGDANYGGNAHGGTVMRWIDETAYACAASWSSEAAVAVYSGGIHFFRPIRIGDIVEVDARLIHTGERSMHIAVRVRSGSPRTPHELQLTTQCMSIFVDLGDEGARPVAPLPLISAEDFRLDAHADDLIRMRGALERIPVG; translated from the coding sequence ATGAACGACAGCGTGACCCTCCGCTTCCTCGCCGCACCGCAAGACACCGCGGCCGGCGGGCTCACCGTCGCCGCCGGCCGCGTGCTCGAGTGGATCGACAAGGCGGGCTTCGCCTGCGCCGTCGGCTGGAGCGCCTCCTACTGCGTCACCGCCTACGTGGGCAACGTGCACTTCACCCGCCCCATCGCCGCCGGCGACATGATCGAGGCGCGGGCGCGCGTCATCCAGACCGGCCGCACGAGCATGCAGGTGCTCGTCACGGTCGGCGCCGCCGACGTGCGGAGCCGCGAGTTCACGCCCGCCACCCACTGCCTCCTCGTCTTCGTGGCCGTCGACGCCGAGGGCACGCCGCAGGAGGTGCCCGCCTGGACCCCCGTGACGGAGGGCGACCGGATGCTGCACGACCGCGCCGAGGAACGCCTCGCCCCGCGGCGCGCCATCCGCGACGCCATGCTTGCGCAGGAGTACTCCGACGCCGGAACCACCCCGCGCACCGTGTTCCGCTTCCTCGCCGCACCCGGCGACGCGAACTACGGCGGCAACGCGCACGGCGGTACCGTGATGCGATGGATCGACGAGACCGCCTACGCCTGCGCGGCGAGCTGGAGTTCGGAGGCTGCGGTGGCGGTCTACTCGGGCGGCATCCACTTCTTCCGCCCCATCCGCATCGGCGACATCGTGGAGGTCGACGCCCGCCTCATCCACACCGGCGAGCGCAGCATGCACATCGCCGTGCGCGTGCGCTCGGGCTCACCCCGCACTCCGCACGAGCTGCAGCTCACGACGCAGTGCATGAGCATCTTCGTCGACCTCGGCGACGAGGGAGCCCGCCCCGTCGCGCCCCTGCCCCTGATCTCGGCCGAAGACTTCCGCCTCGACGCCCATGCCGACGATCTGATCCGGATGCGCGGAGCACTGGAGCGGATCCCGGTCGGCTGA
- a CDS encoding glutathionylspermidine synthase family protein, whose amino-acid sequence MRRTEITPRPNWRERCDAVGFTFYDLESEGGRPYWSEAAAYVFDPSEIELLERATAELFARCMDAVEFVVREGRFDEFGIPQQFHALVRDSWNDDDPTVYGRFDLAYHDGRARAGDAHRASAPTVTLLEFNADTPTSLVETAAAQWQWLEEQQAAGVLPADADQFNAVHELLVEQWEHIRSARWGVAPGARLHLASLRDAGDGELIVEDFDTVAYMAETAKAAGFDPKLVFMEDLAFSVDRGVFLDADDEEVHRIFKLYPWEWMITEQFGAFLPNSRFVTRWVEPPWKLLLSNKQLLVVLWELFPGHPNLLPAFTTPDALPTPGAGHVAKPRLGREGANVRVFDGAGAVVAQNDGGYGEEGFVFQERARFSAIDGKTPVIGSWVVGETPAGIDLRETGGPITGDLAEFVPHVILPAGTESI is encoded by the coding sequence ATGCGCCGCACCGAGATCACCCCGCGTCCGAACTGGCGCGAGCGCTGCGACGCCGTCGGCTTCACCTTCTACGACCTGGAGTCGGAGGGCGGGCGGCCCTACTGGAGCGAAGCCGCCGCCTACGTGTTCGATCCGTCCGAGATCGAGCTGCTCGAGCGGGCGACCGCCGAGCTGTTCGCCCGCTGCATGGACGCCGTCGAGTTCGTCGTACGCGAGGGCCGCTTCGACGAGTTCGGCATCCCGCAGCAGTTCCACGCCCTCGTGCGCGACTCGTGGAACGACGACGACCCCACCGTCTACGGCCGTTTCGACCTCGCCTACCACGACGGCCGAGCCCGCGCGGGCGATGCCCACCGCGCATCCGCCCCCACCGTCACACTGCTCGAGTTCAACGCCGACACCCCCACCTCCCTTGTCGAGACCGCGGCCGCCCAGTGGCAGTGGCTCGAGGAGCAGCAGGCCGCGGGCGTGCTCCCCGCCGACGCCGACCAGTTCAACGCCGTGCACGAGCTGCTCGTCGAGCAGTGGGAGCACATCCGTTCGGCTCGCTGGGGCGTCGCCCCCGGCGCCCGCCTGCACCTCGCGTCGCTGCGCGACGCCGGAGACGGGGAGCTCATCGTCGAAGACTTCGACACCGTCGCCTACATGGCCGAGACGGCGAAGGCCGCCGGCTTCGACCCGAAGCTCGTGTTCATGGAAGACCTCGCGTTCAGTGTCGACCGCGGCGTCTTCCTCGACGCCGACGACGAGGAGGTGCACCGCATCTTCAAGCTGTACCCCTGGGAGTGGATGATCACCGAGCAGTTCGGCGCGTTCCTCCCCAACAGCCGCTTCGTCACGCGCTGGGTCGAACCGCCCTGGAAGCTCCTGCTCAGCAACAAGCAGCTGCTGGTGGTGCTCTGGGAGCTGTTCCCCGGGCATCCGAACCTCCTCCCGGCCTTCACCACTCCGGATGCGCTGCCCACCCCCGGCGCCGGCCACGTCGCCAAACCACGCCTCGGCCGCGAGGGCGCGAACGTCCGGGTGTTCGACGGGGCGGGCGCCGTCGTGGCGCAGAACGACGGCGGCTACGGCGAGGAAGGGTTCGTGTTCCAGGAACGCGCCCGCTTCTCGGCGATCGACGGCAAGACACCGGTGATCGGCAGCTGGGTGGTCGGCGAGACGCCGGCGGGCATCGACCTGCGCGAGACCGGCGGGCCGATCACGGGCGACCTCGCCGAGTTCGTGCCCCACGTCATCCTGCCCGCGGGAACGGAGAGCATCTGA
- the lipA gene encoding lipoyl synthase yields the protein MLRLEVRNAETPIEKKPEWIKTKARFGPEYQHLQSLVKTQELHTVCQEAGCPNIFECWEDKEATFLIGGSQCTRRCDFCQIDTGKPADYDRDEPRRVAESVRAMGLRYATVTGVARDDLPDEGAWLHAETVRRIHELNPGTGVEILATDFSGDPALLSEVFSSRPEVFAHNVETVPRIFKRIRPAFRYERSLDVITQARAAGLITKSNLILGMGETRSEVSQALADLHGAGCDIITVTQYLRPSPRHLPVASWVKPEEFVEIKEEAEEIGFLGVLAGPLVRSSYRAGRLWAQSMRRKGWEIPPALAGLGAGAEAGFAQAV from the coding sequence ATGCTGCGGCTCGAGGTGCGCAACGCGGAGACGCCCATCGAGAAGAAGCCGGAATGGATCAAGACCAAGGCCCGCTTCGGGCCGGAGTATCAGCACCTGCAGTCGCTCGTGAAGACGCAGGAGCTGCACACGGTGTGCCAGGAGGCGGGCTGCCCCAACATCTTCGAGTGCTGGGAGGACAAGGAGGCGACCTTCCTCATCGGCGGCTCGCAGTGCACCCGTCGCTGCGACTTCTGCCAGATCGACACCGGCAAGCCGGCCGACTACGACCGCGACGAACCGCGGCGGGTGGCCGAGTCGGTGCGGGCGATGGGGCTCCGCTACGCGACGGTGACGGGCGTGGCCCGCGACGACCTGCCCGACGAGGGGGCGTGGTTGCATGCGGAGACGGTGCGGCGCATCCACGAGCTGAACCCGGGGACGGGGGTCGAGATTCTCGCCACCGACTTCTCGGGCGACCCGGCCCTGCTGTCGGAGGTGTTCTCGTCGCGGCCGGAGGTGTTCGCGCACAACGTCGAGACGGTGCCGCGCATCTTCAAGCGCATCCGTCCGGCGTTCCGCTACGAGCGGTCGCTCGACGTCATCACGCAGGCGCGGGCGGCGGGGCTCATCACGAAGTCGAACCTCATCCTCGGCATGGGCGAGACGCGGTCGGAGGTGTCGCAGGCGCTCGCCGACCTGCACGGCGCCGGATGCGACATCATCACGGTCACCCAGTACCTGCGGCCGTCGCCGCGGCACCTGCCGGTGGCGTCGTGGGTGAAGCCGGAGGAGTTCGTCGAGATCAAGGAGGAGGCCGAGGAGATCGGGTTCCTCGGGGTGCTCGCCGGCCCGCTGGTGCGGTCGTCGTACCGGGCCGGGCGGCTGTGGGCGCAGTCGATGCGGCGCAAGGGCTGGGAGATCCCGCCGGCTCTCGCCGGGCTCGGCGCGGGTGCCGAGGCGGGGTTCGCGCAGGCGGTGTGA
- a CDS encoding DUF72 domain-containing protein, with product MIRVGTSGWSYDHWNDVLYPSGTPSRARLDHYLRRFDTVELNASFYRWPRDDGFRRYRERLPEGFLLSVKAPRGLTHAKRLLEPETWIGRLTSGLHELGDRRGVLLVQLPPTMARDDARLEYFLAALPEWMPVAVEFRHPSWNDEAVFQLLERAGASYCVLSGAGLPCVLRATNELVYVRMHGPDHEHLYGGSYSDDDLRWWADRLREWEGSGKDALVYFNNDGGGNAVRNADTLRSFLY from the coding sequence ATGATTCGGGTGGGCACCTCGGGCTGGAGCTACGACCACTGGAACGACGTGCTCTACCCCTCGGGCACGCCCTCCCGCGCCCGGCTCGACCACTACCTCCGGCGCTTCGACACCGTCGAGCTCAACGCGAGCTTCTATCGTTGGCCGCGCGACGACGGCTTCCGCCGCTACCGCGAGCGCCTGCCCGAAGGGTTCCTCCTCTCGGTGAAGGCGCCGCGCGGCCTCACCCACGCCAAGCGCCTCCTCGAACCCGAGACCTGGATCGGCCGGCTCACCAGCGGCCTGCACGAGCTCGGCGACCGGCGCGGGGTGCTGCTCGTGCAGCTGCCGCCGACGATGGCGCGCGACGACGCGCGGCTGGAGTACTTCCTCGCGGCCCTGCCGGAGTGGATGCCTGTGGCCGTCGAGTTCCGGCACCCCAGCTGGAACGACGAGGCCGTGTTCCAGCTGCTCGAGAGGGCCGGCGCGTCGTACTGCGTGCTGAGCGGAGCCGGGCTGCCGTGCGTGCTGCGGGCCACAAACGAGCTGGTCTACGTGCGGATGCACGGGCCCGATCACGAGCACCTCTACGGAGGCTCCTACTCCGACGACGACCTGCGGTGGTGGGCCGACCGGCTGAGGGAGTGGGAAGGGTCGGGGAAAGACGCGCTGGTGTACTTCAACAACGACGGGGGCGGGAACGCGGTGCGGAATGCCGACACGTTGAGGTCATTTCTGTACTGA